The proteins below come from a single Amphiura filiformis chromosome 15, Afil_fr2py, whole genome shotgun sequence genomic window:
- the LOC140171176 gene encoding LOW QUALITY PROTEIN: uncharacterized protein (The sequence of the model RefSeq protein was modified relative to this genomic sequence to represent the inferred CDS: inserted 4 bases in 3 codons), producing MDRQKYIDETMKHLNNRTNYALVDSNPTDSFSQQIQTTLDDMHARDELTDKAHAFLSPTDSKAARFYLLPKIHKPGNPGRPIVSGNGSPTENIXLYVDHFIKPLVSQTPSYIHDTPDFLRKLEAITDQIPSTAIIGTCDVSSLYTNIPFSEGIAATCEALSRSDHTSPPLXDLKTLMNHVLTKNNFTFMGEHYLQVFGTSMGTRMAPSFACLFMSRLEEQMLDAAPCRPWIWWRYIDDVFFIWTREEDSLHTFLDHVNSFHRTIKFTSELSHHQVNFLDVTIRKENDXLVTDLYTKPTDSHQYLHSSSCHPQHCKSGIAYSQALRLRRICTNDSDFSQHARDLKRNLTTRGHSAHKVQQAINKVKSLPRSDVLKQKPRSQDTNTRVPLVVTFHPNLPPLRSITNDNHHILQTSDRLQRAVPDNPILAYRRPRNLRDLLVRAEVPPLSDTIPSTQQGTVTCDSRCVVCKDHIQEGDSVTSNSNNSSHRIRGNITCTTSNVVYLISCRVCGIQYVGETKNALKKRFYGHRSTVNTKKLDTPVGAHFNLPNHSISDMILQGIESLGNRPDTVRASREKFWMKRLRTIQPHGLNIQEGND from the exons ATGGATCGCCAAAAGTACATCGATGAGACCATGAAGCACCTCAACAATCGTACTAACTATGCTCTTGTTGATTCTAATCCTACTGACTCTTTCTCTCAACAGATACAGACCACCCTGGATGACATGCATGCTCGTGATGAATTAACCGACAAAGCCCATGCATTTCTCTCTCCTACAGATTCTAAAGCTGCTCGATTTTATCTCCTCCCCAAGATCCACAAGCCCGGGAATCCTGGTCGACCCATTGTATCCGGTAATGGTTCCCCCACTGAGAACAT TCTCTACGTTGACCACTTCATTAAACCCCTTGTTTCACAGACTCCGTCATACATACACGACACCCCGGACTTTCTCAGGAAGCTTGAAGCCATCACGGACCAGATCCCCAGCACTGCCATCATTGGCACTTGTGATGTGTCATCCCTGTATACTAATATCCCATTCAGTGAAGGAATTGCAGCTACCTGTGAAGCGCTGTCTAGAAGTGACCACACCAGTCCCCCAT ATGATCTGAAGACTCTCATGAATCATGTACTAACTAAGAACAATTTCACCTTCATGGGAGAACACTATTTACAGGTATTTGGGACATCGATGGGGACCCGCATGGCACCGTCGTTCGCCTGCCTCTTCATGTCTAGACTTGAAGAGCAGATGTTGGATGCTGCCCCTTGTCGTCCATGGATTTGGTGGAGGTACATTGACGATGTGTTTTTCATCTGGACCAGAGAAGAAGACAGCCTTCACACTTTCCTTGACCATGTCAATTCCTTCCACAGAACTATTAAATTCACATCTGAACTTTCTCACCACCAGGTCAACTTCTTGGATGTCACCATCAGAAAGGAAAATG TCCTTGTCACAGATCTCTACACCAAGCCCACAGACAGTCACCAGTATCTACACTCTTCCAGTTGCCATCCCCAACATTGTAAAAGTGGTATAGCATACAGCCAAGCTCTCCGCCTCCGCCGCATTTGTACTAATGATTCTGACTTTTCACAGCATGCTAGGGACCTCAAGAGGAACCTTACAACTAGGGGACACAGCGCACACAAAGTGCAGCAGGCCATCAACAAGGTCAAATctcttcccaggtcagatgtactgaagcagaagcccagaagccaagacaccaataccagagtccctcttgtggtcacttttcatcctaacctccctcctctccgcagcatcactaatgacaatcaccatatacttcaaacttcagatcggctacaacgagCGGTTCCCGATAACCCCATCCTGGCCTACAGACGTCCCCGCAATCTTAGAGATCTTCTTGTGAGAGCTGAAgtcccccctctttctgatactATTCCTTCCACACAACAGGGTACTGTCACATGTGATTCCAGGTGTGTTGTTTGCAAGGACCATATCCAAGAAGGGGATTCTGTCAccagtaattccaacaattcctcccacaggatcaggggcaacatcacctgcaccacatctaatgtagtgtatctcatttcttgcagagtttgtggtatacagtatgtgggagaaacCAAGAATGCACTTAAGAAGCGGTTTTATGGACACCGGTCCACAGTCAACaccaagaagcttgacacccctgttggtgctcactttaacctccccaaccactctATCTCCGACATGATCCTTCAGGGGATTGAGTCTTTAGGCAACCGTCCTgacaccgtccgtgccagcagggagaaattctggatgaagcgcctacgtaccatccagccacatggtctcaacatccaagagggaaacgattaa